The Lytechinus pictus isolate F3 Inbred chromosome 14, Lp3.0, whole genome shotgun sequence genomic sequence TAAAACCTGAACTTGGAGCAAATACTATTAAAGGATATACTCAAGGACTTTTAGATGCCATCAAGGAACACTGGTATTATCATCTTCTTAAACTGACAATACACTCACAATATATATTTCTGCAACTAAAAACTGAGAAAGTGAGGACAGGAAAAAATGGGTTTGACAGCCAAGATTCTGATGGTGTTAGCCTTCATTGGGTCCATCTCAAGTTTGTTTGCCCAACAAGATTACTATGAGAGACTACGTTCTTCTAGATTAGGAAGCATGGCCAGCACTACAACTCCCCCTCCAGGTGAAGAATCAGAGTCTCAGTGTGTGCAGTGCTGTCAAGGACCAGGAGGGACCATGGGCATGCCTGGACCTAATGGCCCACCAGGAGCAGGAGGAGCTCCAGGGATCCCTGGAGTACCTGGGAATCATGGCGTCAACGGACATGACGGCAATCCTGGTTTACAAGGAGCCAAGGGCGACATGGGTCCTCAGGGTCTACCGGGTCTCAAAGGTTCATCAGGAACTCCTGGAAGGCCAGGAATACCTGGACTCCAGGGGAGAGTTGGGCCACGTGGACCACCAGGATCTGGAAATGCGGAACCTTCGGCAACCAGAAGTGCTTTCTCTGCCGCACGACTTACAACGCTAACAGCCCCTCGCGAAtccgacatcatcatcacatttgAGCATGTCTTTGCCAACTTTGGAAACCACTTTGATGCATACACTGGAATCTACACAGCACCTGTGGCAGGCGCGTATTActtcattttcaatattcatatGGCATCTACGCACAAGAATCCCTACGTGAAGCTCATGCTGAACGGCAAAATGCAGGTTTCGGTTCACGATTACGACAACAGGGACGCTTTTGATTCAACGACAAACAGTGTTATTCTTGAACTTCAGGCTTCTGACCGGGTGTGGTTACAACTCGACGCGGATAATGAAGTAAGCAGCAATAGCAACAGATACACAACATTCACAGGGTACATGATATTCAAGTTATAAAACTAAACAGACATGAAGACACTGATGATTGAGATGCAATGGCAGATAAAATGGTATTTGATGCCACTGTATTGGAACTTTGCACTTTCAAAGGGGAAATGAACAGTGGAATGCCAATAGAATTTGCCATTAATAGCATCTGAGAGAGACAAGATAACAAACAATTGGAGTACCATTTTCAACAGAAAGAATTTTTTGTTCATCTCATGTAAAATATTCATGTtgtcataattaattaattttcagcTCATATTTTGCCAGATTATatcatttgattattttctaaGCTAATTACTTCCTCTTCTCCATATTTACTAAATCTCAGATATGGGACTCTAAATGCTCATTATATTTGAAAACTTCatcctttaaaagaaaatgaaaatactatTTACCTAGAGAGCAAATATCTAGAGAGTGTTTCTTCATGAAGCATActatcagtgattttcactgagaGAAATCGCTCTGAACCCATCAGAAGCAAGGATTTATTTTAGCAGCATATATAAAacagttcattaaaaaaatcttcctagcatttttcaatttttatggaAACATCCTGGCATGTAAGCATTTTCATTTCTCCAATGCACAGCATAGACAAGTCATTTATGTTCCAAGATTGTTATCtacatttactaaacctttccTGTTTGATGGTTTTGTGAAGGTGacatcatctttttttaatgcTTGATCTTTCAAAAAGTACATTGAAATACCAAAACGGGAAAACACTTTGAACTGTTAAACTTTTGTTTGGGTATAGCTTCAAAagaatttacaaatttttcatgACTAACTTTTAAAGCCAAGTGTACTTCTacaatctttttttatataaaatgcaGTCTCAAGAACCTGTCCAATTAAAAAGCAGCTTAAGTTACAACTCATACATTGTAAGAACGTGTAAAGAGTAATCCAAGATAAgactcatttatttattgtcaATATTATGATTGAAAGATGAAATTCTATACTCTGTACGCATGTAATCCTCACCTTACTTATAATTGTGGGGTTTTGTTCCGGGGGTTTTCTTTGAGGTTTAACAGGAAATGCTCGTAACAATCACTCTGTTGTCAGATACCATTTAACCAAGTCCATGAACATTTAAGAAAACTTTCAAGAGTAGCCAATGCAGTGGCTGGTACTTAAAGTATAAGTCCATCTTGAAATCAAATTGATGTTAATAGTAGTTGACCAAAAAGAGAAAGATATTAATGTATGTTTGCAATACAAACAGAGTTTTGAATTCTCAAAGttaaaggataagtccaccTTGAAATCAAATTGATGTTAACAGTAGTAGatcaaagagagaaaaaagatatCAATGAAGATTTACAACATAAACAGAGTTATGAATTCTCAAAGTTTAATTTTGCAATGTCATATATGTATACCAGATTGTCCCCATATGGTATGTGATATAAATTCCATAAATGGCGATTTTATCCCTCAAAATGAAGATGGGCTGtgattacaaacaatgtaaCTATTTGAGGAAACATATTCAACtgtcatgaaccattaaaaaaatgaccatTATAATGTAGACTTCATAATCATATATATTGTGTGACATAATGAAGGAGCATTATAGATGTAACATCACATAATTGAGAACCCCAAATCCGATTGCATTAAAATTAGCACTTTAcggaaattttgatgaaaattggaCAATCCTCTTACCCCTTCTTGCAATCAATATAAGGATTAATTctgctatatttttttctctttggaATTCTGATGTAATAAAGATCTGCAACAAAGTTGCATCACTGAGTATTTGTACATAAAAGCATTTTGTACATTTGAAGCCTATTTAAATAAGTACCggtattattttattgtaaggACCATTCACATCATTCCATGCAAGCCTTGTGGGTGAGTTGCGGGTTGCAACTTACCCATGacaagttttgagcatgttcatAAGTATTTGCATGCAAATAAGACTTGCGGGTGCTCCTGCGGGAACTGTGTGGGAGACACGTGTGAGATACTGTCAATGTGGGCAACTTGTGGGCAACATGCGGGCAACCTGCGGGTAGCAGGAATAACCACACACAAGTCACAcacaaggcttgcacggaacaaTGTGACAAGGCCTTTTGGAATGTTCTATGATGTTCATGTATTTGATGTGGTCATTTTAGCATCGATATCTGTTGCAGACCAGAAATATTACTAAAATTTGAGCCATTTAATCATTGTAACAATGTCGAAAAAAGATTTAATATGCATGCTTATTTGTATATCATGAACaaccattttgaatttgtgatttcAAAAATCTGTATTTAATGTAGATCATGGTTTTAAAATAATGTAACCTCGGAACCTATTTATTTAATCAAAACATGGCCATTTTAGTACGGAAAAGAACTCAAAAGCATCTTGCAAATAAGTAATTgcatgtctttaaaaaaatggccTTTGACAGAAACCCAATGTGTACAAAATAGGTCAAAACtgataaaagttcaaataaTCCTATTGTATCCCATTATAATcaaattgtgcaaaaaaaaagaattatatttAAATCACCATAGTAATTACTAAAGgtgtttctatttctatttacATGATTCAATTTTCTACTGTTTCATGTGAATCCTAAATGAATAAagttacttacatgtatttgaatacATATCTGATGACTCATCTTTTCAACATAAACTACAGAATAGTTTCAAATTGAATTAATATTGAATGAACTGTAagaataatgaaacaaaatataccCAGCATCAATTGCTAAAAATTACTGTTAACAGTAGCTGTGGGGATAAGAGTCGAGTACAATTTGTATGTAAAAAGTGGGTTCATTTGTTCATTTtagcttgtttgtttgttaatttTTGACAGAATTCTGGCTGAGAGCGTCAATGGTGTTTTTAAATGCTTTTTTTAGAAACCCAATCAGCAATTGCCTAACTAAATTTAGTAATTTACTTAATTTGTCAATAGCATAAGATAGCTCTGATGATTaactctctttattcaaatgattCTTTTGTCAGGGCTAGACTTGGCATTTAAAAGAAGAGATGGGACAAAAATGTTCCTATATCATTCAGCCCAACAACAAATTCACTCATTTGTCTATCTCCACACTGCATTGTTTGTTAATGGAAACCTATCAAATCAGTGCTATTTtaagaaaataacaaatattggaTATATATCCCATTTTGTcttaatgaaaaagaaatgattacatCACATTAGTCACACAAAAATCATAGTTTGTACTCAAAGGGTGTAAATTAATATGATAAGGTATGTTGAGagattttgaaaatgtgattagTCATTACAATACTATTTTTATGCAATTCACATCCTCAATAATTGCTCATGGATTTTCAGCTGTTTTATGTCAAATTGAATCATCGTGAGTATAAGGGATGGACACATGGCTTGAGTATACCAAATTCATTCTAAAAAGCAACATTGAATTAGACAGATAAAACAATTTTCAAGCCGTTTGTGacaaaaataatagaaataaaaagtGAATATCAAAGAACAACATTCTTTCTGACATTAAAAGGCCACAAAACGTAAAACCAAGGAAAGAAATAgttttgtaaaaattgttttttcccattttccacttttttcaaatttctaaaATTATATTGATGTTACAACTAGAAggatgagaaagaaaaataaatttagcCTGTTATACCCACTAATCATCATAAATATCACTGGAGTACTGGATTAatactctctccctctcttttattattaaaaatggtcaatttatttcatattcaatttcttcattctttttattttcttatcataTATTACTCTTTCCAGCTCTGTCACAAAGTGgggtaaaatttgaaatcacTGATAactcaagtatttttttattctaatcatatgattACTATTGAAAAATCTCTAGCAAAAGGGTTTACATATTGATTTGaggctgacatttttatttttattaaaagtttATTTGGTTCCCCAGGCCACGGTGATgcagttatacatgtatttacaaatAAGTATTgtactgaaaatttgtgtacacaatgatatgaatgaaaatataagttTACCTCAGAATGTAAAATGGAGTAGTAATTGAATTAAATGCAAGATGTATTTTGAAGCCTTATTGTTAAACTATTTAAgggtaaaatacaaaaatttggACTTTTTCAGCAGCTaatattattaaatatatatatatttcacatatGTTTCAATTTGTcgattcattgattttttttaaagttagcATACTGTCTTACTGGCATAAGAATCTTGTTTTTTATGGACAGTTAAGTGTTCAAGATGTGTATCAATTTGAGAGTGGAAACACAAccatgaataataatttttttttttttaattgccaaaATTATTCAAGGAGAGAATGCATGTGAACATTTtctataaattttgttcatcTTTTTCAATAGTTTACCGCTCAGATACAGGTATCGTTACAGCATACTAGCTATCTATCTTGTAAAatgataagaaaacaaaatcgtGATTTCAGTTTATTGGATACAATCGAACTACCTGGTGTCtcagaaaaaaagtgatttaaaGTACTTTGCCTCTAAATAGTTCAATTTCTGTTTGCATCGTTGGGTGAAAATCTTTGTTAAGATACTTTTACAACGAACATTGATTTTTACTAAAATTTCTGACGGCAAAGCAGTACATAAAATCGATTGTTGCACTTTTTCTGGGACATCCAGTATAGCAATTTAATGCAGGGAAAGAGTTTGACTAAAATTCAAGCTTTGAAATAGTCCAAGGTTGCAAGAAATTATTAGCCACAAAACCCTCTTGATCAAAAAAGGCCAAAAAAGTGCTTTTATTTTATTAGCCATGGTGCCCTTTTCACATGAATGTGAGTGAATGTTTAAACAATTCAGGCCCCTTGAAAAGTGCCCTTGATGCCATTTGCTGCCTGGCTATCTGAATAAGCAGCCCTCTCACCAAAGTGGCCTTGTTTGGCCCTCCAAAATCCTACTTTGAGACCTGGAAATTATTCaatgcttaaaggtcaagtccatctcataaaaatgttgatttgaatcaaaagagaaaaatcagacaagcatatcactgaaaatttcatcaaaatcggatgtaaaataagaaagttatgacattgtaaactttcgcttatttttcacaaaacagatctATGCTcaatcagtgatatgcaaatgagagagtcgatgatgtcactcactatttcttttgttttttattgtttgaataatataatatttcgatttttacaaatttgaaaattgggacccccttgcttgaaccacaaaatgttaatataatggaattccatgtgttcagggaggaatgaaactttgattcacaggacaatgagaaaattagaatatttcatatttcttataataaaatacaaaagaaaaagtgagtgagtgatttcatcagttccctcatttacatcgaccgagatgtgcataaaatataggcctaactattatgtgaaattaagcaaaactttaaaataccataactttcttattttacatccgattttgatgaaattttcagtgttatactcgttggatttttctctttttattcaaatcaactttttgttggcgtggacttgtcctttaaggatcCTACCAGACATGGATATGTCTTTTCTACTaaatgacattcaaaatagTTATTCTGGGCTGAAATTTGGTGAGAAAAATTTGCTTGGACCAACCTTTCTATTTTAACAGGTATTTTAACTGATGACGTTGGCAACCAACTTCAAGTGTGCTATTGGTAAAGATGTACATTCGATCAATGGACACTCCCAATGTGAATTCAAAACCACAATTGATTTTCATCACATATTTGTTCAACAAAACAAATTTGTTGGAAGATGAAAAAGTACTTGGGAAAGGCTGAGAAAATGTGCCTTCTCAATCTCACACGGTTGTTTTTCTACATACTTGTCATCGAAACGGAAATAAGAGTTGGGGTTCTCCTAAATTAACTAAAATTCTATTTTCAGCATGTTTTAATTAAGGTTTGGTCAAAACAACTCTTCTAACActtcaaaaacaattttgaataacACTCCAAACTATTTAACATTTCCCATAGCCTAACTTGAAACATTCCAGATAACAATTGGAAATGTGAATGTTCTAATTTGCAGAAATCTGTCTACAGTATGTACATCCTAAAAGCCACATTTCGATGGTGAAAAATACAAGCCAAACATGAATATTCTTATTAccacagacaaaaaaaaaatcccttagCCAAAGAGACTAACCTTTAAAGTAGATAAAGTGATCCTTTGTACTATTTTCCTTCACAATAATAAATATGCTATGAAACACTGCAGTTAAAACACActagatatttttttctggtagATTAAGTAATCCTTTCTGAGCATAAACTTGAAGGCTAAGGGTATACAGTTTTatctgtattttaaaaaaaggccaaaatcatttttaaaaagaagaagTCTTCGCTGGGAAAAAAATTCTGTTATAAGTGAAAAGAAACCTATTGACAATACTTTGAgctgaaacatgtattttgattCAAAATCAAGAGCTGATGAAGACAAATGCCATTTGTCAGATTGGGTGCACAGTAAATACAACTATGGTAGTTGTTTAAAAGTCATATGGCAAATTTTGTAAACctaagcaaaaaaaggggggattgaaattgaaaagaatcaAGAGATTTCACCCCAGAACTATAAAGGTGCTAAAAGATATTTCCACAAATTCAAACACGTGATAGTATCTGTTCCATATCTTAATATTCCACTGATTCAATCTCAGCAGCCCCTGCTTCATCTATAGTTGGGAACATAACATATCTATGAGGGGTCTCACCTTTTTAAATGAAACCATATttacatgcccccccccccctcccctgtagACTCACCTGGCTTTTATCTGATACCTTCATATACATTATGTAGGGTCTATATCTCTTACAGATTTCATGGCCTGGTATTAACCTAGAGCTTTGTCATATTTTTGTAGCAGatgattttgatataaatttcaCATTATTATGACTTAACACAAATGACTACCAGTCACAACACCttgcagaaaaaatgaaaatcatatgttTTTACAACTTTGTTTGGTATTTAGCAGGACTGTTATTTagcctgtacatgtacattactgaAAACGTAGGGAAGTTATTAAAATGCTCAGTTTATTTGACAGGAAACTGCTACAAGTATCAGGATTTCATGGGGGGCACAGAAAATTAAAGATTTTCATAATACAGATTTCTTTCTGTTGTACAGGGGGAAAGGGGTATTAAAAAGGTATTTATTGTCACCATAATTAAACTTGTTCAGCAAATGGGCACACACTTCACAACAAAAAGCATATGTTTATTTCCATACTCTCACTTCTAAAGGGGGCACAAATGGGAGTTATTTTACCTTTCACATGAGACTTTTACAATTGCATAAATTTTTACCAAAAGGGGCACACCCTTGTGTCACTTTTCCTATgtttcaattgattttaattaatgttgGTTGAAAGTGCTAAATAAATAATCAGATgaattgtaggcctacaaaaaAAACACTTTGTTATCTATGTCGGCCTGTGTATATTACAAAAGATAAGAattgaaacaaataataataatatgcctAAATTTGTTGaagattttgaaagaaaatttactcaacaaaataaattaaactttGTATGAAGAATTTGCAGAGATACAATAAAATTAAGATTAAACAAAAACGCTAAATCATTCTGAAATTATGATAACATGATTAAGTCTCTAtggaagtgtacatgtacacagaaATGTATACAAACTCATAAACTTTAGGCTTGTCCTGACATTGACATTATTGATATAAGAAACATGTTTGATTAAAGACTAGACACTCAACAGACACAAGAGCATCAAACAACATTTAACATCACGTTTAAACATTTGGTTGGCGCCATGAGACAACTGCAATAAATCTTTCATTGACAAATACAATCATATTATGTGCCAGTAACCAGCTGTGGAAAATTATTATCAACTATTTCCTTCCCCATCTTACCATACATTTTAACACAATAATATTGTTAGGTTTGAAATCCTACAACTGTTCTCTTCAATACAAGTTGCACGTTTGCAGAATCATCCTTGAAACCAAACACCAAAGATATAGATTCAGACACTAATTTACATGCTATTTTGAGAACTTGGCATCTAGCTTTCAAGTGCACAATGtccataataattaatatattgaaaatatgtcTAAAGACTGTCTTGTTTTGGAATGTCATTTGTGGttcttaaaatatgaaaatcttgACTTCACAGTCATTTGGTGATTATTATCAGGTTTAAAAAACGGTTCCCATCCCTTGAAACTATATCAAGCTGCAGCCAAAGTAATGTTAACAATGGCATTTCAAGCACCATGCAACATGActttaggcggtgctgcaccatcccgagtttgctcaatctcgagattctagcccgatcggcccacttcgcgattaatctcgagattcaagaaaccccgtctgcaccatcccacgaagagcgattcctgctcgagcgaggcaacaagcccgatattacgagcatgcgcactttcggattttggagtttcaacggcccgcgcttttgaataacttcccgcgatatgcaagcaatgtactcctttcactagcactttcgccgaattcaacaggtgttatgcaacaatcctctcagctcagcgagtgaagaagtgatgtattcttcgttaaatatgatggcggagtaggaggcaacgacagagagagagagagggagagaaggaggaaagaaatgctatttgctcacatttttcgaagga encodes the following:
- the LOC129276761 gene encoding collagen alpha-1(X) chain-like, translating into MGLTAKILMVLAFIGSISSLFAQQDYYERLRSSRLGSMASTTTPPPGEESESQCVQCCQGPGGTMGMPGPNGPPGAGGAPGIPGVPGNHGVNGHDGNPGLQGAKGDMGPQGLPGLKGSSGTPGRPGIPGLQGRVGPRGPPGSGNAEPSATRSAFSAARLTTLTAPRESDIIITFEHVFANFGNHFDAYTGIYTAPVAGAYYFIFNIHMASTHKNPYVKLMLNGKMQVSVHDYDNRDAFDSTTNSVILELQASDRVWLQLDADNEVSSNSNRYTTFTGYMIFKL